One Desulfohalobium retbaense DSM 5692 DNA segment encodes these proteins:
- a CDS encoding MucR family transcriptional regulator, with product MEDHMKQALEIVKAQAGVRTMTEEEMTSMVANIASKLKRIEGGEQEPQEEQKQEPAVDPKKAIREKSVVCLECGKTFKVLTKRHLATHGLTPAEYKAKWGFKKTQSLIAKSLARERKKKMQEMQLWKRREKKKS from the coding sequence ATGGAAGATCACATGAAGCAAGCTCTGGAGATCGTAAAGGCTCAAGCGGGCGTTCGAACCATGACCGAGGAAGAAATGACCTCAATGGTCGCCAATATTGCCAGTAAGCTCAAGAGAATCGAAGGCGGCGAACAAGAGCCTCAAGAAGAGCAAAAGCAAGAGCCGGCAGTTGATCCCAAAAAGGCGATCCGGGAAAAGAGCGTGGTTTGCCTGGAGTGCGGCAAGACATTCAAGGTGCTAACCAAAAGGCACTTGGCTACTCACGGTTTGACTCCGGCTGAATACAAGGCCAAATGGGGATTCAAAAAAACACAATCTTTGATTGCAAAATCCCTGGCCCGCGAGCGGAAGAAAAAAATGCAGGAAATGCAGCTCTGGAAAAGAAGAGAGAAAAAAAAATCATAA
- a CDS encoding HNH endonuclease, producing MSTHNFSKCAPEHPIFPVDWKEALFRQLGGPKEGYICPICKRRFSGPEGFKQLEGDHIIPRAKGGKTTWDNFQLLCISCNRRKSKNLIQTE from the coding sequence ATGTCTACACATAATTTCAGTAAATGTGCGCCAGAGCATCCAATTTTTCCTGTAGACTGGAAGGAGGCTTTATTTAGGCAACTCGGAGGACCCAAAGAAGGATATATATGCCCTATATGTAAACGGAGATTTTCAGGTCCGGAGGGATTCAAGCAACTCGAAGGTGACCACATAATACCTAGGGCCAAAGGAGGTAAAACAACCTGGGATAATTTTCAGTTGCTTTGTATTTCCTGTAATCGCAGAAAAAGCAAAAATTTAATTCAAACAGAGTGA